In Xanthocytophaga agilis, a genomic segment contains:
- a CDS encoding leucine-rich repeat domain-containing protein, protein MFRRILPLGLLGASLFCVNPQTLSAQSKQSPKQTITKSQVADQPQAEKTLTDSLSVQEGVYTDLKQALRHPQKVKVLVLSQIDSLPSSVGKLTNLKVLQIKNSKLTQLPASIGNLNQLEELHLSGNQLKSLPSSVGKLKSLQVLNVESNQLTRLPDSLMALPKLQVLKLANNQLKTLGAPLEKFSHVSELELRGNALGNIPLRKEELAKLPVYTSIEEALKNPSQVMRLELSGLKEVPSSIGSFANLKELNLSNGYLQSVPSSISELKSLQSLNLTNNQLSTLPSEIGDLSSLQELTLSLNPMERLPEQIGKLGNLKELTAMQTKLTSLPESVGNLKSLQQLNLHGNQLSALPESLGNLNKLGSLDIGSNALKGLPSSLGNLKELTRFSASGNRLESLPKELGNMDKLTSLNLTDNKLTQLPELGKLKNLESLQLSQNKLSALPESLGELSKLKQLNLNQNGLASLPESLGGLSQLQGLHLDKNQLTSLPESVGKLTNLKSIGLEGNPLEKLPDGLGELKQLESFRLDTSLLSQTELSKLRLNMSKTLVPEWVTRGWGNK, encoded by the coding sequence ATGTTTCGACGCATTCTGCCTCTGGGATTGCTTGGAGCAAGTCTGTTCTGTGTAAATCCACAGACTCTCTCTGCCCAGTCAAAGCAGTCACCAAAACAAACGATCACTAAAAGTCAGGTTGCGGATCAACCACAGGCTGAAAAAACACTTACAGATAGTTTGTCTGTTCAGGAAGGAGTCTATACCGATCTGAAACAGGCATTGCGTCATCCCCAAAAGGTGAAAGTGCTCGTATTGTCTCAGATCGATTCACTGCCCTCTTCCGTTGGCAAACTTACTAATCTGAAAGTACTTCAGATTAAAAACAGCAAACTGACTCAACTGCCTGCTTCGATTGGCAATCTCAATCAACTCGAAGAGCTTCATTTGTCAGGCAATCAACTTAAAAGTCTGCCTTCTTCTGTGGGCAAACTTAAATCTTTGCAAGTGCTCAATGTCGAGTCCAATCAACTCACCCGCCTGCCTGATTCACTGATGGCTTTGCCTAAACTGCAGGTGTTGAAATTGGCTAATAACCAGCTCAAAACTCTGGGAGCACCCCTGGAAAAGTTTTCTCATGTTTCAGAATTGGAACTCAGAGGTAATGCCTTAGGCAATATACCTCTTCGCAAAGAAGAACTGGCTAAACTGCCTGTGTATACATCGATTGAAGAAGCGCTGAAAAATCCTTCGCAGGTGATGCGTCTGGAACTGAGTGGATTGAAAGAGGTACCATCTTCGATTGGTTCGTTTGCCAATCTGAAAGAATTGAATCTGAGCAATGGCTATCTGCAATCGGTGCCTTCTTCCATTTCTGAATTAAAAAGTTTGCAATCGCTGAATCTGACCAATAACCAACTATCCACTCTGCCTTCAGAGATTGGCGATCTGAGCAGCTTGCAAGAGTTGACACTGAGTCTGAATCCGATGGAAAGACTTCCCGAACAGATTGGGAAGCTGGGTAATCTAAAAGAGCTGACAGCCATGCAAACTAAACTAACGTCTCTGCCAGAGAGTGTAGGTAATCTGAAAAGTCTTCAGCAGTTGAATCTGCATGGCAATCAGCTTTCAGCTCTGCCAGAAAGTCTGGGAAATCTAAATAAACTGGGATCACTCGATATAGGCAGTAACGCCTTGAAGGGACTACCTTCTTCACTGGGCAATCTGAAAGAGTTGACCCGTTTTTCCGCATCCGGCAATAGACTGGAATCCTTGCCTAAAGAACTGGGTAATATGGATAAGCTTACTTCGCTGAATCTGACAGACAACAAACTGACACAGTTGCCCGAGTTAGGCAAGTTGAAAAACCTGGAAAGTTTACAATTGTCACAAAACAAGCTGAGTGCTTTACCCGAAAGTTTAGGTGAGTTGAGTAAGCTCAAGCAGTTGAATCTGAATCAGAATGGACTGGCTTCTTTGCCGGAAAGCCTGGGAGGATTAAGCCAGTTACAGGGATTACATCTGGATAAAAATCAGTTAACATCCTTACCTGAAAGTGTAGGCAAACTGACCAATCTGAAAAGCATTGGGCTGGAAGGTAATCCGTTAGAGAAGCTGCCCGATGGCTTGGGAGAGTTAAAGCAGTTGGAAAGTTTTCGATTGGATACTTCTCTTTTATCTCAGACAGAGCTGAGCAAACTTCGCCTGAATATGTCCAAAACATTAGTTCCTGAATGGGTCACCAGAGGGTGGGGAAATAAATAA
- a CDS encoding RHS repeat domain-containing protein: MRYLIYFILLSACIGTLQAQTPEYTTGIRTIAPQPPNAGSLGKFGNIPVSLHTGVPNISIPIFEINVGGINLPISLNYHSAGFRVNEVASNVGLGWSLSADPQVSRNMVGLPDEDSWGFLNNPDLTDNGATINQYYTMYYDVYRGNRDIEPDQFSYNLVGSSGKFVFQKDKSIFQIPLSDNKITKRTEGGFLITTNQGVSYTFDQTERVSQDSYAAGYNRQILPYVSTWHASKITSATGVDEISFSYTPDCGQSFYYTTNYSTAIGAKARVTGPCHPKEEVLMYGEPNTITSSMERYSFQALNVSSIVFKTGKVDFLYECDRIDFSLAARLKEIQVFQKTATGYTLIKKVVLSHTYFSYPKPSDDPINFFRNYDRLRLDQVTIYGSDQTTPPQAYTLTYETTQMAPVNNNGQDRWGFNNGATDNVTLMPVTETVLGGRYYKFGNANRSSNPTMMKACMIKEIKYPTGGKTVFEFEPHQFEMEEPKVEKKTFSAGASGWHPGNVNYSMTEFTVAEDEPYAKDATIQYYLSPYNVTGIVERPYIKIEDVTTGEVESIGHANASETVSSGQWPILWPLVPGHTYKIHASVSTDPSRPTTPQVQAVTVNATIQYVSDTKQKDIRSEGGLRIASITNYDHNGNFINKDLYKYGQKEDGIGKLLTTSYAIYINYANVKFRTGSEWSQDGALCSSLCDYYSTSSPARTYQSSNLIPISQMSGSPVVYDYVTKYQVSENGGKNGKQVSQFSVEPDQSLAIPAEFNALGQFFVSNAWRSGLLLEEQSGKVENDVFKPITKVKNNYVLNRQTSFSNTKFQMRYSHSGCLTQTPGAVSADFVFFTYPIESGYMFLTSSEKKTIDDQGNENTIVENFDYQSPSHLNLTQKTSTNSKQQTIVETFQYPHEKAATESIYQKMVNRNMTASVIEASKTINGNPVSRTRITYTDWFSDSKLIQPSLIEQQLGTGPLEAKVHFNGYDASGNLLEQAKDGDINSVYLWGYNKTYPIAEIKNATYSEVLTALAAQGVSEAQLNALSDEAAIRATLTTLRTHSSMTNALISIYTYNPLVGVTSVTDPNGVTTYYEYDAFQRLQTVRDRVNNQPGNLLKSYQYHYKE; the protein is encoded by the coding sequence ATGCGGTATTTAATCTACTTTATATTATTGAGTGCATGTATTGGAACACTGCAGGCGCAGACACCAGAATATACTACAGGAATAAGAACCATAGCCCCACAACCTCCTAATGCAGGTAGTTTAGGAAAGTTTGGTAATATCCCTGTGAGCTTACATACTGGAGTACCCAATATAAGTATTCCTATTTTTGAAATTAACGTGGGTGGAATAAATCTGCCTATCTCCTTGAATTACCATAGTGCAGGCTTTAGGGTCAATGAAGTAGCCTCCAACGTAGGATTAGGATGGTCTCTTTCTGCTGATCCTCAGGTTTCCCGTAACATGGTAGGATTGCCAGATGAGGATAGTTGGGGTTTTCTAAATAATCCTGATCTAACAGATAACGGAGCTACTATTAATCAATACTATACAATGTATTATGATGTTTACAGAGGAAATAGAGATATAGAGCCAGATCAGTTTTCTTATAATTTAGTAGGTAGTAGTGGCAAATTTGTGTTTCAGAAAGATAAAAGTATTTTTCAAATTCCTTTGAGTGATAATAAGATTACCAAAAGAACAGAAGGTGGTTTTCTTATCACAACTAATCAAGGTGTAAGCTATACTTTTGACCAAACAGAAAGAGTTTCTCAAGATTCTTATGCTGCTGGATATAATAGGCAGATTCTTCCATATGTAAGTACCTGGCACGCTTCCAAAATTACATCTGCAACAGGTGTTGATGAAATCTCATTCTCATATACACCTGATTGTGGTCAGTCATTCTATTATACAACCAATTATTCTACAGCCATTGGGGCTAAAGCTCGGGTAACCGGACCTTGCCATCCAAAGGAGGAAGTGCTTATGTATGGTGAACCTAATACTATTACTTCCTCAATGGAAAGATACAGCTTTCAAGCTTTGAATGTAAGTTCGATAGTATTCAAAACTGGAAAAGTAGATTTTCTCTATGAATGTGACAGAATTGATTTCTCCTTAGCTGCAAGATTAAAAGAGATACAGGTATTCCAAAAAACAGCAACAGGATATACTCTGATTAAGAAGGTAGTTTTAAGTCATACTTATTTTTCTTATCCCAAACCTAGTGATGATCCTATTAACTTTTTCCGCAATTATGATCGATTGCGTCTTGATCAGGTGACAATTTATGGTTCGGATCAGACAACTCCTCCACAGGCTTACACACTTACCTATGAAACCACACAAATGGCTCCAGTGAATAATAATGGTCAAGACCGATGGGGATTTAATAATGGTGCTACTGACAATGTTACCTTAATGCCTGTTACTGAGACGGTTCTAGGCGGTAGGTATTATAAGTTTGGCAACGCGAATAGATCGTCCAATCCTACTATGATGAAGGCTTGTATGATTAAAGAAATTAAATATCCTACAGGAGGAAAAACTGTCTTTGAATTTGAGCCCCACCAGTTTGAGATGGAAGAGCCAAAGGTTGAAAAAAAGACATTTAGTGCAGGTGCTTCAGGATGGCATCCAGGCAATGTTAATTATAGTATGACAGAGTTTACTGTTGCTGAAGATGAACCCTATGCTAAAGATGCAACCATTCAGTATTATCTTTCACCCTATAATGTCACTGGCATCGTAGAGCGTCCTTATATAAAAATTGAAGATGTAACAACTGGTGAAGTTGAATCTATTGGCCATGCAAACGCCTCGGAGACAGTTAGCTCTGGTCAATGGCCTATTTTGTGGCCATTGGTACCTGGACATACGTATAAGATTCATGCCTCTGTATCAACAGATCCTAGCAGGCCTACAACTCCACAAGTTCAAGCTGTTACTGTAAATGCTACTATTCAGTATGTTTCAGACACAAAACAGAAAGATATACGCTCTGAAGGTGGATTGCGGATTGCATCTATTACCAATTATGATCATAATGGTAACTTTATTAATAAAGATTTGTATAAGTACGGACAGAAAGAAGATGGTATTGGTAAATTACTTACTACCAGCTACGCTATTTATATCAATTATGCTAATGTTAAATTTAGAACGGGAAGTGAATGGTCTCAAGATGGAGCATTATGTAGTAGCTTATGTGATTATTACTCTACGAGCTCGCCTGCTCGAACTTATCAGTCTTCTAATCTAATTCCTATTTCACAGATGAGTGGTAGTCCTGTAGTATATGACTATGTCACTAAATATCAGGTTTCGGAAAATGGTGGTAAAAATGGAAAACAGGTTTCTCAGTTTTCGGTAGAACCGGATCAGTCACTTGCTATTCCTGCTGAATTTAATGCATTAGGTCAGTTTTTCGTATCCAATGCATGGAGGTCAGGACTTTTGCTGGAGGAGCAAAGTGGCAAAGTCGAAAATGATGTTTTTAAACCTATTACTAAGGTAAAGAACAACTATGTGCTCAATCGTCAAACTTCGTTTTCAAACACTAAATTTCAGATGAGATACAGCCACAGTGGTTGTTTAACGCAAACGCCTGGTGCTGTATCAGCGGATTTTGTTTTCTTTACTTACCCAATAGAGAGTGGTTATATGTTTTTGACCTCAAGTGAGAAAAAAACAATTGACGATCAGGGTAATGAAAATACTATTGTAGAAAATTTTGACTATCAAAGTCCTTCCCATCTGAATTTAACACAGAAAACCTCTACTAATAGTAAACAGCAAACCATTGTAGAAACATTCCAGTATCCACATGAGAAAGCTGCGACAGAATCCATTTATCAGAAAATGGTCAATCGTAATATGACAGCTTCTGTGATAGAGGCTAGCAAAACAATCAATGGTAACCCGGTTAGCCGTACCCGTATTACCTATACCGATTGGTTTTCAGATAGCAAGCTGATACAGCCTTCCCTGATTGAACAACAGTTAGGAACAGGACCACTCGAAGCGAAAGTCCATTTCAATGGCTATGATGCCAGTGGCAATTTGCTTGAACAGGCCAAAGATGGAGATATTAATAGTGTATATCTGTGGGGATATAATAAAACCTATCCTATTGCTGAAATCAAGAATGCTACCTACAGCGAAGTACTCACTGCTTTAGCGGCTCAGGGAGTTAGTGAAGCCCAGCTCAATGCACTTAGTGATGAAGCAGCGATTCGTGCTACCTTAACCACCCTTCGTACTCATTCCAGTATGACAAATGCACTCATTTCCATCTATACCTATAATCCGCTGGTAGGTGTGACGTCGGTGACTGATCCCAATGGGGTAACAACCTATTATGAGTATGATGCTTTTCAACGTTTGCAGACAGTGAGAGATCGAGTGAATAATCAGCCAGGAAACCTGCTCAAATCCTATCAGTATCATTACAAAGAGTGA